The window GAAGCGCGGCATCATGCGCGATTCGGTCAGCGACAGAAAGGCGGTCAGCACGATGAAGCCGTACACGAACACCAGCGACATCAGGATGGTGGGCGCCAGCACCAGGCGCGCCATCCAGGCGTCGACGCGGGCGGCCCAGCGGCCGGGAACCGCGGGGGCGCGCGTGCGCGCCTGCGGCCCCGGACTGGAAGTCAGGGAGGAAGCGGACATGAATAGATCTCCAAAAGACGGATGCAGGCCGGCGCCAATGCGGCGGGCCGGGCTGACGGGTGCGCGCGCGGCCGTGAGCCGCGCACGGGGGTGCTACGAGAGGCTTACTGCGTCTTTGCTGCCTTGGCCAGGGCTTGAACCGCTGCCTGCGGGGTCATGGTGGAGTTCATGAACTTGGCCACCACGTCCTGGATCGCGCCGGCCTTGGCCGAGTCGAGTGCCATGCCGTGCGCCAGGCTTGGCAGCAGGGCATTGCCCTTGTTGCTGGCCGCCATGTCATCCATCGACTTGGTGGCGCAGCTGTCGAACTTGGTGCGGGCGATGTTGGCGCGCGCCGGGATCGAACCCTTGTTCAGGTTGAACACTTCCTGGAATTCCGGGCTCATCACGGCCGACGCCAGGGTCAGCTGGGCTTTCTGCTCTTCCGGATTCTTGACCGTGAACATGGCCAGCGAATCGATGTTGAAGGTGAACGATTTCTCGGTGCCCGGCGCGGCGACGCACAGGAAGTCCTTGCCCGCAACCTTGCCGGCGGCGGTGAATTCGCCCTTGGCCCAGTCGCCCATGAACTGCATGCCGGCCTTGCCGTTGATGACCATGGCGGTTGCCAGGTTCCAGTCGCGCCCGGCGGCATCCTTGTCGATGTAGGTCTTGATCTTCGCCAGCGTTTCGAACGACTTGATCATGGTCGGGCCGGTCAGGCTGGCCTGGTCGAGCTTGACCAGCGACTTGTTGTAGAAGTCGGCGCCGCCGACGCCCAGCACCACCGTTTCAAAGATGGTCGTGTCCTGCCATGGCTGGCCGCCGTGGGCGATCGCCACCAGGCCGGCTTTCTTGATCTTGTCGGCCGCGGCGAAGAATTCGTCGAAGTTGGTCGGGGTCTTGGCGCCGGCCTTGGTCAATACCGCAGGGTTGATCCACAGCCAGTTGACGCGGTGCACATTGACCGGCGCAGCGACGTAATGGCCCTTGTATTTCATCACGTTGGAGATGACCGGCGGCAGCAGGCTGTCCCATTTGCCGGCCGTGGCCGCGCTGTCGATATTGGCCAGCACGCCTTCATTGCCCCATTCCTGGATCGCCGGGCCCTTGATCTGGGCCGCGGTCGGTGGGCTGCTGGCGATCACGCGCGCTTTCAGGGCGGTGGTGGCGTTCTCGCCGGCACCGCCAGCGACCGCGAAGTCTTTCCAGACCACGCCTTTCGCTTCCATCATTTTTTTCAGTTCGGCAATCGATTTGGCTTCGCCGCCGGAAGTCCAGTAGTGCAGCACTTCGACTTGCGGTGCGGCTTGCGCCACGCCGGCCAGGGTGGCCAGGCCGGCCGCGGCCAGGAAGAACTTGAGTTGTTTGATTTTCATCTGGTTCGTCTCCAACGATTTTTTGATTTGACTGCGAGTGTGACTGCGTCGATCTCGGTGCGCGGCGTCAGCCGCGCACCATTGCTGCGGGTTTTCCTGCTGTTACCACCAAGCTTCCAGGTGGACGCCGTACGACGTGCCGCTGGTCTTGTCGCCATACACCGGGCCGCCGTTGTTGAAGGCATTCACGGCGCCCTTGGCGGCGTCGTTCCATTTGCCGTAGCTGACAAAGGCGCGCAGTTCCGGACGCGAGTAGTAGTCGCGGCCCAGGCTGATGGTCGGGGCGATGGTCAGCTTGGTCAGGCGCTGGGCGGACGGGTTGGCCTTGTCTTTCAGGCGGGTCACGCCCAGCTCGGCTTGCATCTTGAAGTTTTCGGCCAGGGCGTACACAGGGCGCGCGCCGACGGTGGTCCAGGTGGCGCTACCGTTCAGGTCCGACTTGTCGCGCTGGTACAGGGCCACGAATTCCATGCTGAAGTCGCGCGTCGGCTGGATCACGATATCGTTGAACACGCGCACACGGGTCACGTCCGAATCGAGCAGGGTGCTGCCGGAAGGGCCGATACGGGCGCAGCAAGGACCATTGATGCCGGTGCCGGGGCCGACGCCGTACTGCACGCCGAAAGTGTTGCCGCCGCCGAGGATCTTGGCCTGGCGGTGGAACAGCGAGACCTGGTAGCCGTCGTGGGTCTTGACGTTGTTGTTGTCGTCCTGGGCATGGATCAGGCTGACAGCGATGTCGAGGGTGCCGTTCGGATTGACCGGCAAGCCTTCGTACACGATGTTCTGGCGCAGTGCGGAATTGGTGCTGCGCAGGGTGCGCACGCCGGTCAGCGGATCGGTGGAGTAGACGTTGTCGTCGTTGTCCTTGAACAGGGCGTAGCTGATCTTGCCTGGGCCGACAGGGTAGCCGTCGACGCCGCCGCCGGTGCCGTTCATGTTGATGTACTGCATGTCCAGCATGTGGATATCAGGACGGTAGTAGTGACGCTTACCGGCCCAGATGATGCCGCCGTTCATGAACGGCAGGTTTTTCGCTTCCACATAGGCTTTCGAGACGGCCAGTTTGGCGTCGGCGAAGTCCGAGCCGTTCTTGTAAGCGTCGACCCAGAAGGTGCCGACGAAGGTGGCGCCGTTGCTGGCCTTGGCCAGGGCGTGGGTGTAGCCGAATTCGGTGAAGCTGTCGCACTCGTTGCCGAGGCGGTAGGACATGGTGATGCCGCCCAGGCCGTAGCAGCTTTGCGAACCGCCGTTGGTGGCCGAGCCGACGCCTGCGCGCAGGTAACCGTGGAAGCCCTCGGTCTCATGGTCCCCGGCGACGGCGCCGCTGCTGGCGAAAGCGAGCAGCAATGCGGTTGCTAATGTACTCAAAGTAATGCGTTTCATTTAGTCTCCTTATTAGTATGTAAAGTAGCGGGGCGAGGTGGCGCTACCTTGATCAGCACGCTTGCGGCACTGTTACGTCGACATCCCGGCCACCTTAAAGCGTGTTCAAGCGACAACGTGGGCGACAGTAGCATCGGCTCGCAAAAAAGTGCGATTGGCGAACAATCGCCCCTTGTAACATTCCAAGTGCTTGATTTGTAAGGAAAGCGCCGATTTCGTGCTGTTGAGCTTGCAACATATCTTTACAATCGCCGCGCGCAGGAATTTACGTTCGCTCACTCTGCCGTGGCGCCGAAAACGCCGGTAAATCCGGACGGCGCCGCCTGCAACAAAACGAAACAATTCGCAAAATAACTTTGCAAATCGCTGTAGTAAAATTACATTTTTTGTGCGGTTTTTTCGTTATACACTGTCCCGCAAACAGGAGGGCGTGATAGTGGCGAAAGCGACAACGGGCAAAGTGCCCCGGGAGACAGGCGCGCGCGGCAGGCGCTTGCTGGCCGCGCTGGCGCTCGCTGTGCTGGCGCTGCCGATGCCGGCCCGGGCCGACGCCAAGGCGGATGCCAAGGCCAAGGCCGAGGCCAGGCCCGTGACCGAGTCGCTGCAGGTGCTGCACTGGTGGCAGTCGGCCAGCGAACGGCGCGCGGTCGACCTGCTGGCCGAGCGCTTGGGCCAGCAGCACGTGCAGTGGCGCGACGCCATGGTGCCCGGCGGCTCGGGCATCGGTGCCGGCATCGTCCTGCGCAGCCGCGTCCTGGCCAAGGATGCGCCGGAAGTCGCCCAGCTCAATGGTATCGTGATCCGCGACTGGGCCCGGCTCGGTTTGCTGGCCGATCTGGACCAGGTGGCCGCGCGCGGCGACTGGGAGCGCCAGTTGTTGCCCGGTATCGCAGCCCTGATCCGGCCCGGCCAGCATGTGGTGGCGGCTCCGCTCGGCATTCACCGGATCAATATCCTGTTTCACAACCGCGCCCTGTTCGCCCGTCACGGCTTGAACGCGCCGGTCACCTGGCCCGATTTCGAGCGCGCCGCCGCCGTGCTGGCGCGCGCCGGCGTGACGCCGCTGGCGCAAAGCAGCGAACCGTGGCAGGTCGCCACGCTGTTCGAGACGCTGGTGCTGGCCGAGGGCGGGGCGGCCTATTTCCGCCAGCTGTTCCAGCAGCGCGAGCCGGCCGCGTTCGCCGATCCGCGCCTGGGGCGCGCCTTGACGCGCCTGCGCGGCCTCAAGAAGTGGATGGGCGCGCCCGTGCGCGAACTGAGCTGGGCGGAGGAAGTGCGCCAGGTGGCCGACGGCAGCGCCGGCATGCTGGTCATGGGCGACTGGGCCAAGGGCGAGCTCAACGCCCTGGGATTGCACAGCGACCGCGATATCGGCTGCGGCGCCGTGCCCGGCACGGCCGCCTATCACCTGTATAACGTCGACATGCTCAGCATGCTGGCCGAGCGCCCGGCCCAGCGCGCCTCGCAGGAAACGCTGGCGGCCATGGTCATGCAGCCGGCCCTGCAGCGCGATTACAGCCGCGTCAAGGGCTCGGTCCCGGTATTGCGCGCGCCCGACCTGGCCTCCATGGATGCCTGCGCGCGCGCTTCCTGGACCCTGTTCGCCACCTCCCCGGCCGGGCAGGTGCCGAGCATGGTGCACCGCATGGCCACCGACGAAACCGCACGCGACGCCATGGTGGCCGAGCTGCACCGCTTTTTTCTTAACGAACGCGTCAGCGTCGCCGATACCCAACGCCGTCTGGGCGTGATCGGCCGCCGCCCGCAAGACAGGTAAGCTACACATAATGCGAAACATCCTCATCGTCGACGATGACCAGAAGATCAGGACCCTGCTCAAGACTTACCTGGAAAAGAACCAGTACTCGGTCACCCTGGCTCACAACGGCGCGTCCTTCTTCACCGAATTCAACCGCAGCGTGGACACCCTGTCGCTGGTCATTCTCGACGTCATGCTGCCCGACACCGACGGCTTTGCCCTGTGCCAGGCGGTGCGGCGCCGCTCGAACGTGCCGATCATCATGCTCACCGCCAGTTCCGACGAAGCCGACCGCGTGGTCGGGCTGGAACTCGGGGCCGACGACTATATTTCCAAGCCGCACAGCCCGCGCGAGTTGCTGGCGCGCATCAAGGCGATTCATCGCCGCACCGGCATGGAAGCGGCGGCGCCGCCGCGCTACCACCGTTTCGGCGGCTTTACCATCGACACCGTCGAGCGCAGCGTGGTCGACCACATCGGCACGCCGGTGCCGCTGTCGGGGCTCGATTTCCAGCTGCTCAAGTATTTCATCGATCACGCCGGCGAAATCCTCGACCGCAGCGTGCTGTGCGAAGCCACGCGCGGGCGTGACGCCGGGCCGTTCGACCGTTTCCTCGATGTGCAGATCAGTCGCCTGCGCCTGCGGTTCAACGATTGCGGCAAGCAGCCGTGGCTGATCAAGACCGTGCGCGGCGCCGGCTACGTTTTCGCCGCCAGCGTCATCAGCAGCCATGAATAAACGTCCGCGCGGCTGGGCGCGCTGCCTGCCGCAGTCGCTGCTCGGACGGCTGACCTTGCTGATGGTGGCCGGCGTGATGCTGACCCAGCTGGCCGGCAACTACATCTGGGCCAGCCAGCGCCGCGCCGAGTCCCAGGTCGAGGTCGCCAACGCCGCCCAGCAGCTCGGCCACAGTGCCGCCAGCGCGGTGCGCTTTTTCCTCAGTTTGCCGCCGAATTACCGGCCCCTGATCATCCAGCAGTTCGGCGAAATGGGCGGCACCCGCTTTTTCGTCAGCCTGAACCGCGCCGCGGTGCCGGCCGAGAGCATCGGGCCGCAGCCGCTGGCCGATATCGCGCTCGCCACCGTCCAGTCCACCCTGCACGCCGACCTGCCCAACAACCGCAATGTGCGCGTCGCTTTCGTGTGGCCCGAGCACCTGGTGGTGGCCGACGACGGCACCCGCCTGTCGGCCCTGCCGGAGAGCCGGGTGCGCCAGATCGTGCTGGCCAAGCCGGCCCCGGTGCTGCTGATGCAGGTGGAAATGGAACCGGGCCACTGGCTGTATCTGGCCACCCTGATGCCCAGTCCCTATTTTCTCGACAGCGGCAAGCTGTTTACGCGCGACCACCTGCTGCTGCACGCGCTGTCGCTACTGGCGGTGGTGATGCTGTCGATTCCCGTGGTGCGCTGGACCACGCGCCCGCTGGCGGCGCTGTCGGAAGCGGCCACCGCGTTCGGCAACGGCGAGCGCATGCCGGCCCTGCCGGAGACCGGCAGCCGCGAATTCGTCAACACCGCGCGCGCCTTCGGCGCCATGCGCGAGCGCATCGGGCGCTACATCGACGACCGCGAACGCCTGTTCGTGTCGATCTCGCACGACCTGCGCACCCCCATCATGCGCCTCAAGCTGCGCGCCGAACTGCTCGACGACGACACCTTGCGCGCCGAATTCCACGAAGATATCGACGAACTGGAAATGATGGTCAAGGGCGCGCTCCAGTGCGTCAAGGACAGCGATATCCACGAAACCCCGACCGAAATCCGGCTCGACGCCTTTTTGGCGCGCATGGTGCGCGGCGCCCAGCTGGCCGGGCACGAAGTCTCGTTCGCGCCCACCGGCCTGTCGGTGACGGCCAAGCCGCTTGCGCTCAAGCGCGCCATCGGCAACCTCTTGGAGAATGCGCTGCACTACGGCGAACGGGCCCAGATCGCGGTGCGCGCGGTTGGTTCGAGCATCCGCATCGCCGTGCGCGACCACGGTCCCGGCGTGCCGGAAGACGCCCTGGCCCAGCTGTTCGAGCCGTATGTACGCCTCGAACACGGGCGCAAGCAAAACAGCAGCGGCATGGGGCTGGGACTGGGCATCGCACGCGGCATCGCCCAGGCCCATGGCGGCCAGCTGCTGCTGCAAAACGCCGAGGGCGGCGGCTTTTGCGCCACCCTGGTGCTGCCCAACGCGTCCGGGGCCGGGGGCGCCGGCTGACGCGATTGTCGACGTAATTGTTGACCGCGGCCGTTGTCGCTACAATGCCGGGATGTCCCTTCCTGTCCCCGATAGCGACGCGCTGGCCGCGTCCCACGCCCTGCAAAACCTGATTGCCGCCGAGATCGCGCGGCACGACGGCGCAATTTCCTTTGCCCGCTTCATGGAGCTGGCGCTGTACGCGCCAGGCCTGGGCTACTACACCGGCGGCGCCGCCAAGCTGGGCGCGGCCGGCGACTTTGTCACCGCGCCCGAAATCAGTTCCCTGTTCGGGGCCGCGCTGGCGCAGGTGGCCGCGCCGCTCATGGCGCAAAGCGCGCCGGCGATCCTGGAGTTCGGCGCCGGTACCGGCAAGCTGGCGCGCGACGTGCTGACCGCGCTGGCGGCCGATGGCGTGCCGGTGGCGAGCTACGCGATCATGGAACTGTCGGGCGAACTGCGCGCGCGCCAGCAGGAAGCGCTGAAAGACTTCCCGCAGGTGCGCTGGCTGGACGACTTCCCGGCCGCGTTCGACGGCGTGGTGCTGGCCAACGAAGTGCTCGACGCCATGCCGGTGGCGCTGGTGCGCAAGGATGCGGGGCTGTGGCGCGAGCTGACGGTCACGGTGGAGGAGGGCGAGTTCGCCTGGCTGCCGCGCGTGCCCGACGCCGCGCTGGCGGCCCAGATCGCGCGCCAGATTCCCGACGCCGACCTGCTGCCGGACGGCTACCTGACCGAGGTCCATCCCGTGGCCTGCGGTTTCATAGGGTCGCTGGCGCGCATGTTGGGCACCGGCAAGGGCGCCGCCATCCTGCTCGACTACGGTTTTCCGGCGCACGAGTTCTATCTCGACCAGCGCATGGGCGGCACCCTGATGTGCCACTACCGCCACCACGCCCATCCCGAGCCGTTTTACCTGCCCGGGTTGCAGGACATCACCGCCCACGTCGACTTCACCGCCATGGCGCTGGCCGCCCAGGATGCCGGACTCGACGTGCTGGCCTACATGAACCAGGCCTCGTTCCTGCTCGGCGCCGGCATTGGCGAACTGCTGCTGCGGCACGACCCGTCCGATCCGATGCGCTACCTGCCGCAGTCCAAGGCCCTGCAAAAACTGGTTTCCCCCGCCGAAATGGGGGAACTGTTCAAGGTGCTGGTGGTGGGACGCGGCGTGGCCCTGCCCGAGGCGCTGGCGCGGGCCGACCGCAGCCACCGCCTGTAGAGCATCTGGCAACTTGCCTTGCCGCTACAATGACGATGAAGGTGTTACGCCGGGCGGGCTTGCCGGCGTGACGACATCGGCTATCATGGACGACTGCCCGCTTCCCCGACCCGACGACAATGGCCAAGATCCACACACATTATGACAACCTGAAAGTGGCGCGCCTGGCGCCGCAGGAAGTCATTCGTGCCGCCTACAAGGCATTGAGCCAGAAATACCATCCCGACAAGAATCCCGGCGACGAGAAGGCCGCGCGCATCATGGCGATCCTCAACAGCGCCTACGGCACCCTGTCCGACCCGGTGCGGCGCAAGGAGCACGACGAGTGGATCGCGGCCGAGGAATGGGAAATCGAATGGCTGGAAAGTACCCGCACCGAGGACGGCCGCGACAAGCCGCGCCATGAAGCGGCGCCGGCGTGGGATGCGGCGCCGGTCGAGGTGGTGGCGCCGTACCGGGCCGTGCGCGATCCGCGCTGGTGGTTCGGGCTGATGCTGTGTTTCGGTTTGGGTTGCGCGGCCGGCGCCTTGTTCATGGACCAGGAGCGCGCGGTACCGGTGCCGGTGGCACTGGCGTCGGCGCTGGGAACGCCGCGCACGGGGGCGTCCGCGCACGCCGGGCCGCCGGCCGACGCGCGCGTCGACAGCTGGGCGATGGCCAAGCCGCACGTGGCCGACGCCGGCCAGCGCCCGCCCGATATCCGCACGCTTGGCGTGACCGAACTGGTGGTGCCGGCGCGCGTGGCCGACTGCGAGACCGAACTGCATTCGCTGATCGCGCCCAACGGCGAGCCGTGGCCGGCGCAGTCGGGCTATGTGGACGGTTTTCCGATCGGCAACCAGGGGCCGGAAACCCAGATCAGCCTCGACAACACGCGCAACGGCTCGCCGGTGCTGGTCAAGATTTTCGATCTCGAACGGCGCTCGAACGTGCGCCATGTGTACGTGCTGGCGCGCGACACGTTCGTGGCCGACCGCCTGGCGGCCGGCAAGTACGAAGTGCGCTACCAGAATATCGACGTGGGCGGCAGCCAGGCCGAATGCGTGGGGCGGCGCAAGCAGGCCGCCGCGGCGCGTCCTCTTGATCCGGGTTGAACCGGATTTTTTTTCATCCCGGGTGCGCCCGGAGTTGCCAGGATGTTTCTTTGATGACCATGTTACGAACGATGTTGTTGCTGGCGCTGGCCGCCGGCGCCGTATCCACCGCCACCGCCGCCGCGCCGGAGGGCGCGCCGGGTACCGCGCTCGGAAAGCAGTACGAGCGCTGCATGAACAAAGCGGTCAGCAATGTTGATATGCAGGAGTGCATGTCGGCGCAGTACGCGCTGGAGGATAAGCGCCTCAATGTGGCGTACCGGGCGCTGCTGGCGCGCCAGCAAGGCGCGCGCAAAAAAGAGCTCCAGGAAGTCCAGCGGATGTGGCTGAAATACACCGAGGCGAACTGCGGGTTTTATGACGATCCCGATGGCGGCACGGCGGCGCGTCTGGCCGCCCATGAATGCGCTGTCAGCGCGCGCGCGGCACGGGCCGCCGAGCTGGAGGAACTGGCGCGCGTTCGGTGAGCGATGCCGGTCAGTCTTCCGGTTCGTACGCAAGCACGAGCGCGGCGCGAATCTGGCGCATTGCCTCGTCGTGCGGGACGCCGGGGCTCGGATCGTCAATCGATGCCTGCACCTCGGCCTTGAGCCACTCGGTATAGGTATCAGCGGCATGCGCATCTTTACTCGCAGCGGCGCGGTCGGCTGTATCGCCCTTCATGATTGGCTCCTTGCTTTGCGTGCGTTCTATCTCGAGAATTATCCGCGCATGTCAGGTGATTGCAAGCGCCACACGGGAGACCAAGTTTTTAAACGCAGTAGCGCTCCTTGTATCGCCTGACCATGAATGAGATCACCGAAGCGCGGCAGCTGGTCGATCAGGCCTGGCAGCGCATGGAGCACTGGGACAGCAACATTGCCGCCGCTCAGGCGCTGCTCGAGCAGGCCCGCGCCGGCCATCCGCATGATCCGCAAGTACTGACCTGCCTCGGCGCGCTGCTGTGCGACCGCGCGCTGTACCGCGAGGCCGAAACCGTGCTGCGCGAAGCGCTGGCGCGGGGATCGCTTGATCGCCACACCACCTTCAATCTGGCGGTGGCGGTGTTCAATACCGGCACGCGCAGACAGGCGCTGGCGCTGTTTGGGGCTGCGGCCAAACTGCAACCGTCGGCCATCACCTGGGCCGCCTACTTCGATCCGCATGGACAATAAGCCGCGCCGCCTGCTCATTTTCGATCTTGACGAGACGCTCGTGCACGCGAGCGAGGTGCCGCTCGCCCATCCCTGTGACTTTGAAGTGGCGCCCTACCTGCTCTACCAGCGTCCGTTTGCGCGCGAACTGATCGATTTTGCCGCCGAGCGCTTCGATCTGGCAGTATGGTCTTCGTCCAGTGCGGCGTACGTCGCTGCAGTGGTGGAACAGCTGTTCGCCGGCGTACCGCTGCAGTTTGCCTGGTCGGTGGAGCGCTGCGTGCAGCGCATCGATACGCGCAGCAACAGCTATGTGTACATCAAGGATTTGCGCAAGGTCCAGAAGTTCGGCTACGCGCTCGATCGCATCACCATCATCGACGACAGCCCGGAGAAAATCGCCAGGCAGCCGCGTTGTCACCTGGCCGTGGCCCCGTTCACGGGCGCGCCCGACGACGTGGCGCTCCTGGCGTTGTGGCAAGCCCTTGAGCTCGCCACAGCGCCAGGAAGTCGGTAACGCGGCGCTGACGACCGTTTAAAGATCGCACTGACAGCAATTACAGATATACCACTGGTCCGTGCGAGAAAAAACTGTTTAAAAACTAAGGCTTACAAAGTTTTTTTGCAGATGGTCCGAAGAGCAATTCAAGATAATCTCCGATATGTGCGAATGGGCGACGCTGTTTCA of the Massilia violaceinigra genome contains:
- a CDS encoding lysozyme inhibitor LprI family protein — translated: MLLLALAAGAVSTATAAAPEGAPGTALGKQYERCMNKAVSNVDMQECMSAQYALEDKRLNVAYRALLARQQGARKKELQEVQRMWLKYTEANCGFYDDPDGGTAARLAAHECAVSARAARAAELEELARVR
- a CDS encoding HAD family hydrolase: MDNKPRRLLIFDLDETLVHASEVPLAHPCDFEVAPYLLYQRPFARELIDFAAERFDLAVWSSSSAAYVAAVVEQLFAGVPLQFAWSVERCVQRIDTRSNSYVYIKDLRKVQKFGYALDRITIIDDSPEKIARQPRCHLAVAPFTGAPDDVALLALWQALELATAPGSR
- a CDS encoding ABC transporter substrate-binding protein, giving the protein MAKATTGKVPRETGARGRRLLAALALAVLALPMPARADAKADAKAKAEARPVTESLQVLHWWQSASERRAVDLLAERLGQQHVQWRDAMVPGGSGIGAGIVLRSRVLAKDAPEVAQLNGIVIRDWARLGLLADLDQVAARGDWERQLLPGIAALIRPGQHVVAAPLGIHRINILFHNRALFARHGLNAPVTWPDFERAAAVLARAGVTPLAQSSEPWQVATLFETLVLAEGGAAYFRQLFQQREPAAFADPRLGRALTRLRGLKKWMGAPVRELSWAEEVRQVADGSAGMLVMGDWAKGELNALGLHSDRDIGCGAVPGTAAYHLYNVDMLSMLAERPAQRASQETLAAMVMQPALQRDYSRVKGSVPVLRAPDLASMDACARASWTLFATSPAGQVPSMVHRMATDETARDAMVAELHRFFLNERVSVADTQRRLGVIGRRPQDR
- a CDS encoding ABC transporter substrate-binding protein; the protein is MKIKQLKFFLAAAGLATLAGVAQAAPQVEVLHYWTSGGEAKSIAELKKMMEAKGVVWKDFAVAGGAGENATTALKARVIASSPPTAAQIKGPAIQEWGNEGVLANIDSAATAGKWDSLLPPVISNVMKYKGHYVAAPVNVHRVNWLWINPAVLTKAGAKTPTNFDEFFAAADKIKKAGLVAIAHGGQPWQDTTIFETVVLGVGGADFYNKSLVKLDQASLTGPTMIKSFETLAKIKTYIDKDAAGRDWNLATAMVINGKAGMQFMGDWAKGEFTAAGKVAGKDFLCVAAPGTEKSFTFNIDSLAMFTVKNPEEQKAQLTLASAVMSPEFQEVFNLNKGSIPARANIARTKFDSCATKSMDDMAASNKGNALLPSLAHGMALDSAKAGAIQDVVAKFMNSTMTPQAAVQALAKAAKTQ
- a CDS encoding class I SAM-dependent methyltransferase; the encoded protein is MSLPVPDSDALAASHALQNLIAAEIARHDGAISFARFMELALYAPGLGYYTGGAAKLGAAGDFVTAPEISSLFGAALAQVAAPLMAQSAPAILEFGAGTGKLARDVLTALAADGVPVASYAIMELSGELRARQQEALKDFPQVRWLDDFPAAFDGVVLANEVLDAMPVALVRKDAGLWRELTVTVEEGEFAWLPRVPDAALAAQIARQIPDADLLPDGYLTEVHPVACGFIGSLARMLGTGKGAAILLDYGFPAHEFYLDQRMGGTLMCHYRHHAHPEPFYLPGLQDITAHVDFTAMALAAQDAGLDVLAYMNQASFLLGAGIGELLLRHDPSDPMRYLPQSKALQKLVSPAEMGELFKVLVVGRGVALPEALARADRSHRL
- the relB gene encoding type II toxin-antitoxin system RelB family antitoxin; the encoded protein is MKGDTADRAAASKDAHAADTYTEWLKAEVQASIDDPSPGVPHDEAMRQIRAALVLAYEPED
- a CDS encoding ATP-binding protein — protein: MNKRPRGWARCLPQSLLGRLTLLMVAGVMLTQLAGNYIWASQRRAESQVEVANAAQQLGHSAASAVRFFLSLPPNYRPLIIQQFGEMGGTRFFVSLNRAAVPAESIGPQPLADIALATVQSTLHADLPNNRNVRVAFVWPEHLVVADDGTRLSALPESRVRQIVLAKPAPVLLMQVEMEPGHWLYLATLMPSPYFLDSGKLFTRDHLLLHALSLLAVVMLSIPVVRWTTRPLAALSEAATAFGNGERMPALPETGSREFVNTARAFGAMRERIGRYIDDRERLFVSISHDLRTPIMRLKLRAELLDDDTLRAEFHEDIDELEMMVKGALQCVKDSDIHETPTEIRLDAFLARMVRGAQLAGHEVSFAPTGLSVTAKPLALKRAIGNLLENALHYGERAQIAVRAVGSSIRIAVRDHGPGVPEDALAQLFEPYVRLEHGRKQNSSGMGLGLGIARGIAQAHGGQLLLQNAEGGGFCATLVLPNASGAGGAG
- a CDS encoding UDP-N-acetylglucosamine-peptide N-acetylglucosaminyltransferase translates to MNEITEARQLVDQAWQRMEHWDSNIAAAQALLEQARAGHPHDPQVLTCLGALLCDRALYREAETVLREALARGSLDRHTTFNLAVAVFNTGTRRQALALFGAAAKLQPSAITWAAYFDPHGQ
- a CDS encoding response regulator, with the protein product MMRNILIVDDDQKIRTLLKTYLEKNQYSVTLAHNGASFFTEFNRSVDTLSLVILDVMLPDTDGFALCQAVRRRSNVPIIMLTASSDEADRVVGLELGADDYISKPHSPRELLARIKAIHRRTGMEAAAPPRYHRFGGFTIDTVERSVVDHIGTPVPLSGLDFQLLKYFIDHAGEILDRSVLCEATRGRDAGPFDRFLDVQISRLRLRFNDCGKQPWLIKTVRGAGYVFAASVISSHE
- a CDS encoding J domain-containing protein produces the protein MAKIHTHYDNLKVARLAPQEVIRAAYKALSQKYHPDKNPGDEKAARIMAILNSAYGTLSDPVRRKEHDEWIAAEEWEIEWLESTRTEDGRDKPRHEAAPAWDAAPVEVVAPYRAVRDPRWWFGLMLCFGLGCAAGALFMDQERAVPVPVALASALGTPRTGASAHAGPPADARVDSWAMAKPHVADAGQRPPDIRTLGVTELVVPARVADCETELHSLIAPNGEPWPAQSGYVDGFPIGNQGPETQISLDNTRNGSPVLVKIFDLERRSNVRHVYVLARDTFVADRLAAGKYEVRYQNIDVGGSQAECVGRRKQAAAARPLDPG
- a CDS encoding maltoporin, with the translated sequence MKRITLSTLATALLLAFASSGAVAGDHETEGFHGYLRAGVGSATNGGSQSCYGLGGITMSYRLGNECDSFTEFGYTHALAKASNGATFVGTFWVDAYKNGSDFADAKLAVSKAYVEAKNLPFMNGGIIWAGKRHYYRPDIHMLDMQYINMNGTGGGVDGYPVGPGKISYALFKDNDDNVYSTDPLTGVRTLRSTNSALRQNIVYEGLPVNPNGTLDIAVSLIHAQDDNNNVKTHDGYQVSLFHRQAKILGGGNTFGVQYGVGPGTGINGPCCARIGPSGSTLLDSDVTRVRVFNDIVIQPTRDFSMEFVALYQRDKSDLNGSATWTTVGARPVYALAENFKMQAELGVTRLKDKANPSAQRLTKLTIAPTISLGRDYYSRPELRAFVSYGKWNDAAKGAVNAFNNGGPVYGDKTSGTSYGVHLEAWW